A portion of the Tenacibaculum todarodis genome contains these proteins:
- a CDS encoding inorganic phosphate transporter: MDNIYLFMLIAIIVLAVADIIVGVSNDAINFLNSAIGSKAISLRTIMIVASLGIFIGAVFSSGMMEVARKGIFVPAQFEFGEIMLIFMAVMITDILLLDFFNTLGMPTSTTVSIVFNLLGAAVVMSLIKISHSETQTLADLGTYINTAKAIEIISGILLSVVIAFSVGALVQWVSRVIFTFNYEKRIKNFGILFGGVALTAITYFIFLKGLKGTPYYKELKGILAGNEIYIILISFAFWVLFSFVFEKLTKKTVLLVVIAVGTFGLALAFSGNDLVNFIGVPMAAYHSYEAWVAGGMDSTMSMAVLEKKVPAEPVLLFIAGTIMVLTLWFSKKAKTVAETEISLSRQGETHEKFEPNSLSRGVVKVTTKLSSYFSAIIPASFSSKIGKSFEKPNFTMTKSQSIDAPAFDMIRASVNLMVAGVLIAIATSMKLPLSTTYVTFMVAMGTSLADKAWGRESAVYRVAGVLNVIGGWFGTALGAFIAAGTVVFLISFNPRVIIPILLLLTVILLYRNYKSHKKKSTKTEDEDSLSDAESSSVQGVIHESAKNISKVVKRTNRIYTNSVAGLAEQKLPLLKKSKSQVVKLSDEIDDLRDNITYFIKNLDASSLNASGFYINILGHLQDMSQSLEYISKISYKHINNNHKNLKSTQINELKEIDDKLETFFSDIEKAFKSESFEEIGVILNEKKEIFDLVNEKITKQIARTRTEESSPKNTTLYFGLLIETKDLLNATMNLLEEYHASFDGSVEPATISPSK; encoded by the coding sequence ATGGATAATATTTATTTATTTATGTTAATCGCAATTATAGTATTAGCTGTTGCTGATATTATAGTAGGAGTTAGTAATGATGCAATTAACTTTTTAAATTCAGCAATTGGGTCTAAAGCCATTTCACTAAGAACTATTATGATAGTTGCTAGTTTAGGTATATTTATAGGTGCAGTTTTTTCAAGTGGTATGATGGAAGTTGCCAGAAAAGGTATTTTTGTCCCTGCCCAATTTGAGTTTGGAGAAATTATGCTAATTTTTATGGCTGTAATGATTACCGATATTTTGTTATTAGATTTTTTTAACACACTTGGTATGCCAACATCAACTACAGTTTCTATTGTATTTAACTTATTAGGTGCAGCTGTAGTAATGTCTTTAATTAAAATAAGTCACTCAGAAACACAAACTTTAGCAGATTTAGGAACTTATATAAATACAGCAAAAGCTATAGAAATTATATCTGGTATTTTACTTTCTGTAGTAATTGCATTTTCTGTAGGTGCGTTGGTTCAATGGGTTTCCAGAGTTATATTTACTTTTAATTATGAAAAAAGAATAAAGAACTTTGGAATTTTATTTGGAGGTGTAGCATTAACAGCTATTACTTATTTTATTTTCTTAAAAGGATTAAAAGGGACACCTTATTACAAAGAATTAAAAGGAATATTAGCAGGTAATGAAATCTATATTATACTTATCAGTTTTGCTTTTTGGGTTTTATTTTCTTTCGTTTTTGAAAAATTAACTAAAAAGACAGTACTATTAGTTGTTATTGCTGTTGGTACATTTGGATTAGCATTAGCATTCTCTGGTAACGATTTAGTAAACTTTATTGGTGTGCCAATGGCAGCTTATCATTCTTATGAAGCTTGGGTTGCTGGAGGTATGGATTCTACAATGTCTATGGCAGTTTTAGAGAAAAAAGTACCAGCAGAACCAGTTTTACTTTTTATTGCTGGAACTATTATGGTATTAACTCTATGGTTTTCTAAAAAAGCAAAAACTGTTGCGGAAACAGAAATAAGTCTTTCTCGTCAAGGAGAAACTCATGAAAAATTTGAACCAAACAGCCTTTCAAGAGGTGTTGTAAAAGTAACAACAAAATTATCTAGTTACTTTTCTGCAATTATACCGGCATCATTTAGTAGTAAAATTGGTAAAAGTTTTGAAAAGCCAAACTTTACAATGACTAAAAGTCAAAGTATAGACGCACCCGCTTTTGATATGATTAGAGCTTCTGTAAACTTAATGGTTGCAGGAGTGTTAATTGCAATTGCAACTTCAATGAAATTACCGTTATCTACAACGTATGTAACTTTTATGGTTGCAATGGGAACATCTTTAGCAGATAAAGCTTGGGGTAGAGAAAGTGCAGTTTATAGAGTTGCAGGTGTATTAAATGTAATTGGTGGATGGTTTGGTACAGCACTAGGCGCTTTTATTGCTGCTGGTACTGTAGTCTTTTTAATTAGTTTTAACCCACGTGTTATTATTCCAATCTTACTTTTATTAACTGTAATTTTATTATACAGAAACTACAAATCTCATAAAAAGAAATCTACAAAAACAGAAGATGAAGATAGCTTAAGTGATGCGGAAAGTAGTTCAGTACAAGGAGTAATTCACGAAAGTGCTAAAAACATTTCTAAAGTAGTTAAGCGTACCAATAGAATTTATACAAATTCTGTTGCTGGTTTAGCAGAGCAAAAATTACCTTTACTTAAAAAGAGTAAAAGTCAAGTTGTTAAATTATCTGATGAAATTGATGATTTAAGAGATAATATTACCTATTTCATTAAAAATTTAGATGCATCAAGTTTAAATGCAAGTGGATTTTACATTAATATTTTAGGTCATTTACAAGACATGTCTCAATCTTTAGAGTACATTTCTAAGATTAGTTATAAACACATTAATAATAATCATAAGAATTTAAAATCAACTCAGATTAATGAGCTTAAAGAAATTGATGACAAATTAGAAACTTTTTTCTCAGACATAGAAAAAGCATTTAAATCGGAATCTTTTGAAGAAATAGGCGTTATTTTAAATGAAAAGAAAGAGATTTTTGATTTGGTAAATGAAAAGATTACAAAACAAATAGCTAGAACTAGAACAGAAGAATCTAGCCCAAAAAACACAACATTGTATTTTGGTCTTCTTATAGAAACTAAAGATTTATTAAATGCAACCATGAATCTTTTAGAAGAATATCATGCTTCTTTTGACGGTTCTGTTGAGCCAGCAACAATAAGTCCATCAAAATAA